The following proteins are co-located in the Aggregatibacter aphrophilus ATCC 33389 genome:
- a CDS encoding uracil-DNA glycosylase family protein — protein sequence MPTLSQIKNAIMADPQNRTFTERGIEPLFAAPTSARINIVGQAPGVKAEQTRLYWNDKSGDRLREWLGVDREIFYHSDLFAVIPMDFYYPGKGKSGDLPPRKGFAEKWHPHILADLPNIELTILIGHYAQKYYLPENTLNVTETVKNYIKFLPHFLPLVHPSSRNQLWLAKNPWFEQEVVPRLQQRVKEILSR from the coding sequence ATGCCTACCCTCTCCCAAATAAAAAACGCCATTATGGCGGATCCGCAAAATCGAACCTTCACCGAACGTGGTATAGAACCGCTCTTTGCTGCGCCAACGAGTGCCAGAATCAACATTGTGGGGCAAGCGCCTGGCGTAAAAGCAGAACAAACCCGTTTATATTGGAACGACAAAAGTGGCGACCGCCTGCGTGAGTGGTTAGGTGTGGATCGTGAAATCTTCTATCATTCCGATTTATTTGCCGTAATTCCGATGGATTTTTACTATCCTGGCAAAGGTAAATCGGGAGATTTGCCACCACGCAAAGGTTTTGCGGAGAAATGGCATCCGCACATTTTGGCAGACTTACCGAATATCGAGCTGACTATTTTGATCGGCCACTATGCGCAAAAATATTACTTACCGGAAAACACGCTAAACGTAACGGAAACCGTAAAAAATTACATAAAATTTCTACCGCACTTTTTGCCGTTAGTTCACCCTTCGTCGCGTAATCAGCTTTGGTTGGCGAAAAATCCGTGGTTTGAGCAAGAAGTCGTGCCAAGATTACAACAACGGGTAAAAGAAATCTTATCCCGCTAA